TGCCTATATgaatgtgttttctttttctacagAAACTTCTCTATGCGCCAATGGGGGAGCTTCTTATTCTACAACCAGATGAGAAATTCTCGCCTCACCATGATCTACTTCCTTCTGGCAGTGGCCTATATTTTTTTAGTTGCCCATTGTCTGACAGCACCGATGCTGAGAAACAGCTCCGAGCTGCTCAAATGAGCTTCTTAAACTCACCGCACCCACTTGAGATCCTAAGTGATCGATCTGCATATGGTTCTGAAGGCTGCATTCAAAGAGACCATGACATGAACTCGTACTTAAAATCTGTTCGGAATGTGATTCGACAAGAGCTTAACCACATCAGGAAGGCCAAAAGAGAGCATCGTCGTAAAGCTTGGTGGCCACTTGTTGCACCACGTGGCGTAAATGCTGGTATCATTGTGGGAAGACCTTTGGCTTCCGTTGGGGTAGGTCAAGAACAACTCACATTCTCTGGCATCTTGCAGACTGGAAAACAGTCCTTGAAACGGTTTAGTAGGCTCATTGCATCTCAGCACATGCATTTGTTTGTGGTTCTCTTGCTCCCTACACGGTTGTTACTTCTTGGAGCGTACAGCTTGTTCAATTTTCGTTGACTATCATCAAATATGACAGGATCATTGCACCTTAGGGGTGTAATACTGTACAGAGTGGAAGCACATGGCAGGTAACATGGTAGATGATTCTTTATTCATTTGTTTGAGAAATGCATTCCAATATCTTgtttattttgattggaaatgCTACAATGATATGTCCCAAAAACAACACAGATTGCAATAGATATGCAACATTACAACCCATGTCCTTTGTGCTCTGTTATCAGATCAGATTTAGTAGCAATTTTATGAATGTTACTATGATCTACAATCATGCTTTTATAGCCTGCATTAATACTGTTTAATTTTACTCTTGATGTTTCTTAGTTCTAATTTTGACAGAGTAACAGTAGTTATGGACGAGGATATATATAGTATGATGTCTTGTTAGTTTTGTCTGATTTCGGTTACTTATATCTGACCGAAGATCCAAATCTAGATGTTTCTTGCGTGGGTGCAATAAACACGTTATTAATTTCATTGGTAGGCTAGGAAAATATCTTCTTCACATCATTAATTTCTTCATCATTCATAAATAATGCCGAAAAAAACAGTAGATGTCATCAATGTTGGGGAGGATCGATGGATAGGTATGAGAGTCGTGAAATGGCATGGAAGGAATGAGAATGTGATACCTCCCCCAAACTTGCCTTGGTTATTCTTGATGGAGAATAAAGCCCTTAACGAGATATTTCCATCCCCATTTCGGTTACGTGATGATGATAAACGATGTCCCATATGAAGCACATGCTGATTCATACGTGGGACTTCAACATGAAACAGACAGGTGACAGGAGCAAGTCTTGGTCCTGTATTGGAGTGCAAAACCTCAACTCAACTGGAGAGTGGAGACAAGTTAGGCGTCGCCAGTCCAAAATGGCTGGAGCCTATCCGTCCAACAAAGCAAACGGTCAGGCCTGATCTGTCTATAAGTGGATCATGCATGAACTCAAAAGTCCTTTTGAACATCTTATTTTCTTCATTGTATTTGCATTAGGCTTGAAAAATGTAGAAAATGGTGAGAGGCCACTGGATATACAGGCCAAATTTTATAGGGCCGACTATGTGGTTGAAAGTTAGTAGCTTAAAAAGGGCAGATGCAGTGGACCTCACCAGTATTAGATGCTTATGGGGCCACCTTTTTGGGATGGACGAGTTCACCATCACTAGTCAACTACACAAAACAGAGGTCTTGCACTAAAAAACATCTTTTGTAacaatttcaagtttcaaccaaATAGAATAACCCATATAAGCGAACACTagcattttttatttatctatattttATATTGGGAAAACCTCTCCAGTCTCCAAGGCAGGGCCCTCCTTTCTTATTCTTAACAAGTCAAAGACGGCAATTACCTTACCTGAGCCATAGGGGAGACGTTTGCTATATCTTATTAATTTGGTTGGAAAACAAGGTTTTCCCAGCAACCAACCAACTCGGCACGTGCAATTGTCGCCCACCTCGAAGAttattcaaaattgaaaatttggtAAAAAATAAGGAATGAGTATATGGAACCTACAATGTTTTGGCCATACTTCTGTCTGTTCGGCATCTACGTCTGTAATATTTTCACTTTGTGTGGAGAGTGAAAGTTGGTCATGGAAACTAATGAGTTGGGTTGACTGGGTGTGAGAACTGCGCCTAGCTACCACGGCAAAAAGAGGAGGAGATTGATGAGCCAGGTAGTTATATACCACCTCAATGAAGCAGTTCTATAAAACAAGCACTATTTGCAGGAGTTCTGGTTTTGAACTTGAAATCCTAGATACTTCAGTGGAATAAACTAGTGAATGTAGGCATATGCATTCCACTCTACAAAGAAACAGTGCTTAGAAATTAGAATGCCAAAGAACTATCTAGGAGACACGGCCAATTCCTGTTGACAACCATCTCGAATCAGTACATACAATCTCAAATCATTTCAATAGagttgaacaaaaataaaagaaaattattctcATAAAAGTCGATTTCTCAATCAAAGATTCAAAACAGTATCCAAGAAGACAATGAAAAACCACTTCAACTCCAATGACTCAGAATGGGAATGCTTGTACCATCCCAGaatgaaaaatgagaaacgctatAAAGAAAATACATGATTATATCATTTGCAACGAAAACGCAAGAACTCTCCTCGAAGTTATAAAGGAGAAGGTGCATGCCTATCTcctcaatttctttattttgacaTATTGTTCAATCATACATATATTGGCCAAGATAACAACTTATCGATGAGAAACAAGAATGTCCTTTCTTAATTTATTCTAAATGTGGTAATGACACAAACTTCCCATCAAAGTTTTACATTACAGATTCATCTTACCAGCTAAGTACCATGAGTGCATGGCAAGGCTTCCAAAGGACATAATGTTAGCAAGGGATGACAATCCATGTATCATACCAAATTTCTTGTTCATGGCAGCAAGCTTTGGATTAACCTTTGCAGCTTCCCTGTTCTTTGACCACCCAACTTCTTCTCCAATATTCTGTTCTCTCTCTACCTTGTGCCTTTGCTTCATCATCTACAGCACAAGAACAAATCAAAAACTAATAAACAACTGGAGTAAAAAGACAAACACTTTGAAAACAATCATTTTTGGCATAGACAAACAACAACTAAAACAACGATTCCCAATTGCAAATATAGTCATTTCATTAACGACCATTATGAATCTTTCCATAATTCTGATTTTCTTCGCCCTATCTTCAATTGAAACTAATTATAGCTTCATTATCTTTATTTCTTGTCCCATGTTCACCCTCGAACTTACTTCAGCACCGACAAGAAAAACATTTCCACAGTAACTGGATATGTTTGTTAGTCgaggaaagaaaacaaatgctaGTTTCAGAACCTAAGCTTATCATTTTCTTCAAGTCTTTGCAGAGTAACTGTCAGTATTGAAGTTATGTGGTCCCTAAAGAACCAACACGCTTACTCAACTGCACTTGATCAAGCCTTTGGCTAATTTATCAGTAAATTAATTTTCCTCAAACGAGAGCGACAtaaaaatttcttcaatatcttgagcaaccaaataaataaaacaactcTCACGCACAAGGCTCCCGTGGTGGGCAGGATCAGGAGCAACCAAATAAATCACTAGAAAAAAACTCTTAAAAAGTAACCAGATAATACGAGATTTCAAATTTGAGTTCCATGTAATGAAGAGAATAACAAGCAGAAGGAACTAGGAATAATGGCATAGACCATAGATAAAAAGACATATATCTACTTGAAATACTTGTTAGAAGTTTACCTCAATGGTCATGGGTGTAAATACGAATAAATTGGTGAGACTAAAAGCAAATGAAGACAGCAAGAATCCGAGCTGGTATTTCTCCACCGTTGATGCGGACTCCCATGGGTGCAAATAACCAAATGAGGCCACTGATATTGCTGCACAAGCCCCCACCAACGAGAAATATGCAGGAAACATCTTGCTTTGCAGATTACCAAACTGATGCCTTGGTAGATTCCTAAATTTCCACATAAATTGAAGGTTCTTAATAATCAATAAATACCCTCCATTACTGGTTGGCAgctaagaaaatataaaatattgacATCAAGAAATCTTTATTCTGATATTACCAAACAAACACATAAGCAGATTCCTAATATCCATATTCCAAATAAATTACACAATTTCTATTTATCGATTTCACAGCAGCTTCAGTAGTATATGGTTGGTAACAAAATCTATGACAATCAAACACATAGGGCATTGTAACGCCATCAACTTAAAAAGGAAAGCATAACTTCTTTCCCTGATAGAGGCTACGAGCTTCTGTGCTCTGTTAAATTTCCATTTCCATGAAACTCCAAAGTCACATGAGAGTCAACCAATTTCCTCTTTCTAAAGCTCTTTAAAAATTTCAAGCTAACCAAACACATACGAAAAACCTTCACTTCCTAAGTTTCAAATTCCTTGCaaaattttcaaacttcaaattaACAGACTCAAAACTTGCAACGAGACAGATAGGAGCACCTACTTGAACATGATGATACCGCCGATGAAGGTGACCCAGAGAGCGGAACCAAAAGCCGTGGAGAAGCTGAGGAGATGAGCCAATTTCAGGTAGGTTGATAGATGCGATGACTTTTGACCATCCGGTTTCGATCCAAAGGTCTCTGGTGAAAATATAACGCCGACGGCCAAGAACGCCACTGCTGCCAGAAATCGAGTTAACCAACCCATCTCAATTTCTCTGACCTCCTTCACACAGATTCCGCTTGATACTTCCGGTTATGTTGTGTCGCAGTCTCACCAACCACTGGAGTGCAGACCCGGTGATTCTCGTGGGAAATTTTGTCAGGAAAGTCGGCTAATAACAGGCCCCTGCCCATATGGGCCTtaccaataaagaaaaaagagaccAGGCCCAAACAACAAGAAACCAGTATATCTGGCCCGAGGTGACCTCAAAGGCTCAAatcctaagagtgtgtttggattgagggatttgaggggaggggaggagaggggaagggaagggaagggaagagaatgaaagagaaaatatatttccctctctcatgtttggatagataaaaaaaaagaaatgaaagaaaagtagtttaatttactagtttatccttattttttatgtttaagtgttatgtccaagggtaaaataggttttaaacttataagtaacttaattagtaaccTCTTCcatccaaatgactccattttaggaggaaagaattttgacaaaaatttaatgaaatcttcctcccaaatcccctcaaatccctcccctcaattttttataaactatccaaacaagggaattggaaggaaactctctttcccttctcttctctcccctccaaatccttgaatccaaacacactctaagagtgtgtttggattgagggatttggggggaagggaagagaagggaggggagggggagagaagggaagggaggggaagggggactatttttccctctcccatgtttggatagataaaaaaaagaaggaaagaaaatttgtttaatttactaatttatccttatttttatgttaaaatattatgttcaagggtaaaatagatatttaacttacaaatgacttaattagtaatcccttccttCAAATGACTCCTTCCcttcaaatgactccattttggggagaaagaattttaacaaaaatttaatgaaatcttcctcccaaatcccctcaaatccctccccttcatttttaataaactatccaaacaagggaattggaaggaaactctatttcccttccttttccttccttccttccaaatccctcaatccaaacacactctaaagctTAAGGCCAGCCTTGCCGGGCATGTAGTTGGGCTTTAATATTTCACCTATCTGGCCCATTGACAGTGAAACTGGACAAAGATCGAGCCGTCTGACCCTGGCTTGAAGCATAACCTTTAAGGCCTGTGGACAACGATGGCCTCTAATATACACCACTCTGGCCCACATTCAAGCGTCTGCCCATCAGAGCGTCACGGGGGCCGTGGCACTAATGAAAATTTTTCTCCCGCCAGTACCCAAAATTAAAAGAGGCTTCCCTCCTCCCTCTAATTAATTCACTATTTTACTCTTCCTGGGCAAGTTTCCTGCATCTTTCAGACACCGCCACCTCTTATTTTTCTCCTCTTCCCGTTCTAAATCTATTTTATCGGACCATTATAGCTTCGCTCACATTTCTGATTTCTATGCTCTTCGAATTGTCGCATCTTGTTTTCTTCGATTCTCCTGATTTTATTGTCCGACACGCGATAATCGTCTCCGATGTCTGAAGCTAGTTCACCGCCCAAGGCGTTTCTCGGCATCCGTTTCGCTCTGTTTGGATTCGATTCCACCAGCGAACGCAaggtctctttctctcttcaccgctagttgatttttttttggggtaatTTTATgcggttatttatttatttttaggttCGGGCTACGCTTATTAATGGCGGTGGAGTCGATGCCGGCCAGTATGGCCCAAGTTGCACTCACGTGATTGTTGAGAGAACAATCTATGTAAGTCTCTTTTCtgttattttgttgttttggagAATTAATCGAGATAACTCATATGCTTAAATTTCCGTGTAATTTTGTGCAAATTCGACTTTGCTTTGCTTTTACATTGAAATTCAGGTGGTTGTTACGCTTAGTTTGTTATGGATATTGTGTAGGATGATCCTGTATGTGTAGCTGCTCGAAATGATGGCAAGACGCTAGTCACTGGATTGTGGGTTGATCATAGTTTTGATATCGGAATGCCTGTTGACCCTACTTCTGTGAGTTTCTGATACTTCACTTATCATTTGCAAAACGTTAGATTGAAACGGATGATGATTTCAATTAAGTGGTTTGAACTTGACGGATTATGCTTTACCTTGTTTGTAACAGTTGATTTCTTCAATTTATTCATATATAATGATTTGATTATTCTTAGCACCTGAGGGAGGCTTAATTTCCGTGGTGGGGGTGGGATGTTGTAACTTAGTGTACTTTCCTTGTATGTCTTACATATTAATTGTTTCATGCAGATCATGTACAGGCCTCTTATAGATTTAAATGGTATTCCGGGTGGCAAAAGTTTAATTGTGTGCTTGACTGGCTATCAGAGACAAGATCGAGATGACATAATGGTGTGcct
This genomic stretch from Tripterygium wilfordii isolate XIE 37 chromosome 22, ASM1340144v1, whole genome shotgun sequence harbors:
- the LOC119991081 gene encoding transmembrane protein 205-like, with product MGWLTRFLAAVAFLAVGVIFSPETFGSKPDGQKSSHLSTYLKLAHLLSFSTAFGSALWVTFIGGIIMFKNLPRHQFGNLQSKMFPAYFSLVGACAAISVASFGYLHPWESASTVEKYQLGFLLSSFAFSLTNLFVFTPMTIEMMKQRHKVEREQNIGEEVGWSKNREAAKVNPKLAAMNKKFGMIHGLSSLANIMSFGSLAMHSWYLAGKMNL